A genome region from Defluviimonas aquaemixtae includes the following:
- a CDS encoding GntR family transcriptional regulator — protein sequence MAEPILAEQIANHLRRDILRGKLPPGTSIKERDNASELGVSRTPMREAIRILAKEGLVRLRPSRSPIVAQPDFKDVSDQAEVLIALEKLSAELACRDATEADIERIGGIVDYMAEHFAESDPLDMFEIDMSFHTAIAEASHNHALAETHRTFLQRLWRARYLAASQRRNRERVVSEHTRILDALKARNPDAARAAIDNHLWRLAEDIRAVVEAEISGGANNNSEVGEPL from the coding sequence ATGGCCGAACCAATTCTGGCCGAGCAGATAGCGAACCACCTGCGAAGAGACATTCTTCGCGGCAAGCTTCCTCCGGGAACATCCATCAAGGAACGTGACAACGCGTCGGAACTCGGCGTGAGCCGCACGCCGATGCGCGAAGCGATTCGCATTCTCGCAAAGGAGGGCCTCGTCCGCCTGCGCCCGTCGCGCAGCCCAATCGTCGCGCAACCCGACTTCAAGGATGTTTCCGATCAAGCCGAAGTGCTGATCGCGCTGGAGAAGCTTTCGGCGGAGCTCGCCTGCAGGGACGCAACCGAAGCGGATATCGAGCGGATCGGCGGGATCGTCGACTACATGGCTGAGCACTTCGCCGAGTCTGATCCGCTTGACATGTTCGAGATCGACATGTCCTTCCACACCGCCATTGCTGAGGCATCGCACAACCATGCGCTTGCCGAGACGCATCGCACCTTCCTGCAACGGCTGTGGCGGGCCCGCTATCTCGCCGCCAGCCAGCGGCGCAACCGCGAACGGGTGGTGAGCGAACACACCCGGATACTCGACGCTCTGAAGGCACGGAATCCTGACGCTGCACGGGCCGCGATCGATAATCATCTATGGCGCTTGGCCGAGGATATCCGCGCGGTGGTCGAGGCGGAAATCAGCGGCGGCGCAAACAACAACTCAGAAGTCGGAGAGCCCCTATGA
- a CDS encoding NAD(P)-dependent oxidoreductase, with translation MAGTAIIGLGMMGQGMARNILKAGIDLKGYDISAPARQRFSEAGGVAVESAKAAAEGCDLLLVMVQTALQVEAALFASGAVDALMPGSTVVLSSTIAPTDVRVFAQSLSAAGHVTLDAPVSGGQTGADAGALTIMAAGPDAAFTRAGELLAAISRKVHRVGSEPGMGATYKVVHQLAAGVHLVAAAELMSLGVSAGCDPKMLHEIVSSSSGQSWMFDDRVPRMMSADPSPTSTVDIFVKDVGLVLQTGRESNVPLPLAAAAHQMLIAAAGLGLGSEDDSMVVRVYEALTGKTVHES, from the coding sequence ATGGCCGGAACCGCGATAATCGGTTTGGGAATGATGGGCCAGGGCATGGCCCGAAACATTCTGAAAGCCGGCATCGATCTCAAGGGCTACGACATCTCGGCACCCGCACGTCAGCGCTTTTCCGAAGCCGGCGGAGTAGCGGTGGAGAGTGCGAAAGCGGCGGCGGAGGGATGCGATCTGCTTCTGGTGATGGTCCAAACCGCCCTGCAGGTCGAAGCGGCCCTGTTCGCGTCCGGTGCGGTCGATGCGCTGATGCCTGGATCGACTGTGGTGCTGTCGTCCACCATCGCCCCGACCGACGTGCGAGTCTTCGCTCAGTCGCTGAGTGCGGCGGGCCACGTGACGCTCGACGCGCCCGTTTCCGGCGGCCAGACCGGGGCCGATGCGGGCGCGCTGACGATCATGGCGGCCGGGCCAGACGCCGCCTTCACCCGCGCAGGAGAGCTGCTTGCTGCGATCTCGAGGAAGGTTCACAGGGTGGGGAGCGAACCCGGCATGGGCGCCACCTACAAGGTCGTGCACCAGCTGGCCGCAGGCGTGCACCTCGTGGCCGCCGCGGAGCTCATGTCGCTCGGGGTCAGCGCCGGCTGCGATCCCAAGATGCTGCATGAGATCGTATCATCTTCTTCGGGCCAAAGCTGGATGTTCGACGACCGCGTCCCCCGCATGATGTCTGCCGATCCGTCGCCGACCTCGACGGTGGATATCTTCGTCAAGGATGTCGGGCTGGTTCTGCAAACTGGACGCGAAAGCAATGTTCCGCTGCCTCTCGCCGCCGCGGCGCACCAGATGCTCATTGCCGCGGCGGGGCTGGGCCTCGGATCGGAGGACGACAGCATGGTCGTGAGAGTCTACGAGGCGCTGACGGGCAAGACGGTGCACGAAAGCTGA
- a CDS encoding LysR family transcriptional regulator — MVARHGTVTRAAEELSVSPSAVSQQIKSLEQELGLKLFRRDGRLLTLTLEGEQLFQKSANALGMLRDAREPQVDPDTFLDGAANGGRQRWHRAGIACAGDTGSG; from the coding sequence ATCGTCGCACGGCACGGAACCGTCACGCGCGCGGCGGAGGAGCTTTCTGTTTCGCCATCGGCGGTAAGCCAGCAGATCAAGTCGCTCGAACAGGAGCTTGGCCTGAAGCTGTTTCGCCGCGACGGCCGGCTGCTGACCCTCACGCTGGAGGGTGAGCAACTTTTCCAGAAATCGGCCAACGCCCTGGGCATGCTGCGAGACGCGCGGGAACCGCAAGTTGATCCTGATACGTTCCTCGATGGCGCTGCAAATGGCGGTCGACAGCGCTGGCATCGTGCTGGAATCGCTTGCGCTGGCGACACAGGAAGTGGCTGA
- a CDS encoding fumarylacetoacetate hydrolase family protein, whose amino-acid sequence MKLLRYGPAGSEKPGLLDSNGQVRDLSGKVPDLAGAGVSSEALDRIRALDLDSLPIVAEPGRIGSCLASVPNFFCIGLNYAKHAAETGAEPPKEPIVFSKASSALSGPYDPVIIPPNSVKTDWEVELGIVIGRETLYVGEADAHGHVAGYCTINDVSERAFQIEMGGQWIKGKSAPTFGPIGPWLVTVDEVPDPQKLGLSLSLNGEIVQDSNTDDMIFGVAEIVSYMSRFMKLVPGDIIATGTPSGVGMGMKPQRFLRPGDVMELTVEGLGSQRQEAIAAV is encoded by the coding sequence ATGAAACTGCTGCGATACGGACCTGCTGGTAGCGAAAAGCCTGGGCTTCTCGATTCGAACGGGCAGGTCCGCGATCTGTCGGGCAAGGTGCCGGATCTAGCCGGCGCCGGCGTCTCGTCCGAGGCGCTGGACCGGATCCGCGCGCTCGATCTGGACAGTCTGCCGATTGTCGCAGAGCCGGGCCGGATCGGCAGCTGTCTAGCGTCGGTGCCGAACTTCTTCTGTATCGGTCTGAACTACGCCAAGCACGCGGCCGAAACCGGAGCGGAGCCGCCGAAAGAACCGATCGTCTTCTCCAAGGCCTCGTCGGCTTTGTCCGGGCCTTACGATCCGGTCATCATCCCCCCCAATTCAGTGAAGACCGACTGGGAGGTAGAACTGGGCATAGTGATCGGGCGCGAGACGCTCTACGTCGGCGAAGCCGATGCGCACGGCCACGTCGCTGGCTATTGCACGATCAACGACGTCTCTGAGCGCGCATTTCAGATCGAAATGGGCGGGCAATGGATCAAGGGCAAGTCCGCCCCGACATTCGGGCCCATCGGCCCGTGGCTCGTCACGGTGGACGAGGTGCCCGATCCGCAGAAGCTCGGTCTCAGCCTGTCCCTGAATGGCGAGATTGTGCAGGATTCGAACACAGACGACATGATCTTTGGTGTGGCAGAAATCGTCTCCTACATGAGCCGCTTCATGAAACTGGTGCCGGGCGACATCATCGCGACGGGTACCCCGTCGGGTGTCGGGATGGGGATGAAGCCGCAGCGCTTCCTGCGCCCGGGCGACGTGATGGAGCTTACGGTCGAGGGGCTCGGCAGCCAGCGCCAGGAGGCCATCGCCGCCGTTTGA
- a CDS encoding TRAP transporter small permease subunit translates to MEKESVWLGRFRGPVRLAMLVFTALTFLIFAWLVLNRFLSADAIGMHEMIRPAGRPIVTAMLCSIGGAILFASLYLSDFHGVIEREPHGIFDFLSLITSRMAMIMVALIVIVMFYEVVSRYVFSRPTLWANELSLWIAAFVFLFAGQYAMQQRSHIRIYVIYDLMPRWMQKTADVVSLLLLLAFTLALVWGGYSDAETRLLRMETFGTAWDPPIPGIVKPAILIIIVLVALQAVSNLIADWNKLPEHHGLEEVDEAEIENIRRTLGD, encoded by the coding sequence ATGGAGAAGGAAAGCGTTTGGCTTGGGCGGTTCAGGGGACCGGTTCGGCTGGCCATGCTGGTTTTCACCGCGCTAACCTTTCTCATTTTCGCCTGGCTGGTTTTGAACCGGTTCTTATCCGCAGACGCGATCGGCATGCATGAAATGATCCGGCCCGCCGGGCGGCCCATCGTGACCGCCATGCTTTGCTCTATCGGTGGGGCGATCCTTTTCGCATCACTCTATCTATCCGATTTTCATGGCGTGATTGAGCGCGAGCCGCACGGCATTTTCGACTTTCTATCGCTCATCACCTCGCGGATGGCGATGATCATGGTCGCGCTCATCGTGATCGTGATGTTCTACGAAGTCGTCTCTCGCTACGTCTTTTCGCGCCCTACGCTCTGGGCAAATGAGCTCTCGCTCTGGATCGCCGCCTTCGTGTTCCTGTTCGCGGGCCAATATGCGATGCAGCAGCGCAGCCATATCCGCATCTACGTGATCTACGACCTGATGCCGCGCTGGATGCAGAAGACCGCTGACGTCGTCTCGCTGCTTCTGCTCCTGGCCTTCACCCTCGCGCTGGTTTGGGGCGGTTATTCCGACGCCGAGACCCGGCTCCTGCGGATGGAGACCTTTGGCACCGCATGGGATCCGCCGATCCCGGGCATCGTGAAGCCCGCGATTCTCATCATCATCGTTCTCGTCGCCTTGCAGGCGGTGTCGAACCTGATCGCCGACTGGAACAAGCTGCCCGAACATCACGGCCTCGAGGAGGTCGACGAAGCCGAGATCGAGAACATCCGCCGGACCCTGGGGGACTGA
- a CDS encoding TRAP transporter large permease codes for MEFLELFAWMKVDDIATLSVLLLIGMFVLLAIGMPLGFASAFLAVAVLVMKFGPELLFGNFGRGPLSVLAQAVYRQMTNYVLISVPLFIFMAALLERSGIARDMYSSLNRWLSRTRGGIAIVTSIMAVIMAAMSGIIGGEVVLLGLIALPQMLRLGYNQNLAIGTICASGSLGTMIPPSIVLIFYGLVTETSIKALFTASFLPGFMLASFFIIYILVRTNLNPSLAPLPEDDPDDPKGREKFLRFVGFLSRFALWITGFLFVRAIFFTMTGDNKVQEGVDPIALGMVSDIPYIVGAFVIALGLIFLVGRERTNEGWEMGKGLIAPVIVIGVVLGSIYMGITGITEAAGMGVVAVFTISLIRREMSFEIVWDSLMRTLKSTGTIIWVTIGAASLAAAYTLAGGPTYVANMIVAAELPTMGIILVMMVIFLIMGMFMDWVGIVLLIMPVFLPIVLKLPVEEIGMFGSLEPKHVAIWFGVVFCMNMQVSFLSPPFGPAAFYLKSVAPPHISLTAIFRGFLPFIVLQLVALSVLLIWPPIVSLFLK; via the coding sequence ATGGAATTCCTCGAACTCTTCGCCTGGATGAAGGTGGACGACATCGCCACGCTCAGCGTGCTCCTTCTGATCGGCATGTTCGTGCTTCTGGCGATCGGCATGCCGCTCGGATTCGCCTCGGCCTTCCTGGCCGTCGCCGTCCTGGTCATGAAATTCGGCCCCGAACTGCTTTTCGGCAACTTCGGCAGGGGGCCGCTTTCGGTGCTCGCCCAGGCGGTCTACCGACAGATGACGAACTACGTCCTCATATCGGTTCCGCTCTTCATATTCATGGCTGCGCTTCTCGAGCGGTCCGGTATCGCGCGGGACATGTATTCCTCGCTCAACCGCTGGCTTAGTCGAACCCGCGGAGGCATCGCGATCGTGACCTCGATCATGGCGGTGATCATGGCCGCCATGTCGGGGATCATCGGCGGCGAAGTTGTGCTTCTGGGTCTGATCGCGCTGCCGCAGATGCTACGGCTCGGCTACAACCAGAATTTGGCCATCGGGACGATCTGTGCATCCGGCAGTCTCGGGACCATGATCCCGCCCTCAATCGTGCTGATCTTCTATGGTCTGGTGACCGAGACATCGATCAAAGCGCTCTTTACCGCGTCCTTCCTGCCGGGCTTCATGCTCGCATCCTTCTTCATTATTTACATTCTGGTCCGCACCAACCTGAACCCGTCTCTAGCCCCCCTGCCCGAGGACGATCCCGACGACCCCAAGGGGCGTGAAAAGTTCCTGCGCTTCGTCGGATTCCTGTCGCGCTTTGCGCTTTGGATCACGGGCTTTCTGTTCGTGCGCGCCATTTTCTTCACGATGACCGGTGACAACAAGGTCCAGGAAGGCGTCGATCCCATCGCGCTCGGCATGGTGTCGGACATTCCCTACATCGTCGGCGCCTTCGTGATCGCGCTCGGCCTCATCTTCCTCGTCGGCCGCGAGCGGACGAACGAGGGCTGGGAAATGGGCAAGGGCCTGATCGCGCCGGTCATCGTCATCGGCGTCGTGCTGGGTTCGATCTACATGGGGATCACCGGCATCACCGAAGCCGCGGGCATGGGTGTCGTCGCGGTCTTCACAATCAGCCTCATCCGCCGCGAGATGTCTTTCGAGATCGTGTGGGACAGTCTGATGCGGACGCTTAAGTCGACGGGGACAATCATCTGGGTGACGATCGGCGCCGCCTCGCTCGCCGCCGCCTACACGCTCGCGGGTGGGCCGACCTATGTCGCCAACATGATTGTCGCGGCGGAACTGCCGACCATGGGCATCATCCTCGTGATGATGGTCATCTTCCTCATCATGGGGATGTTCATGGACTGGGTCGGCATCGTGCTGCTGATCATGCCGGTCTTCCTGCCCATCGTGCTGAAGCTGCCGGTGGAAGAGATCGGGATGTTTGGCAGTCTCGAGCCCAAGCATGTGGCAATCTGGTTCGGCGTGGTGTTCTGCATGAACATGCAGGTCAGCTTCCTGTCGCCGCCCTTCGGCCCAGCGGCCTTCTACCTCAAATCGGTGGCTCCGCCGCACATTTCCCTGACGGCGATCTTCCGGGGGTTCCTGCCTTTCATAGTACTGCAGCTTGTTGCGCTGTCGGTGCTCTTGATCTGGCCGCCGATCGTGTCGCTGTTCCTCAAGTAG
- a CDS encoding SDR family NAD(P)-dependent oxidoreductase, translating into MGLLEGKTAIITGAASPRGLGKATATLFAEHGARVAILDLDAAQAEDAAGDIGEDHIGLACDVTRKADCDAAVAAVLDAFAQIDILVNNAGITQPLRIMDISHENYDAVLDVNLLGTLNMSQAVIPHMRNRRTGSIVNMSSVSAQRGGGIFGGPHYSAAKAGVLGLTKAMARELAPDGIRSNAICPGFIATDITAGKLTPEMRVQILAGIPMGRAGEASDVAGCALFLASALSAYVTGSEVDVNGGSLIH; encoded by the coding sequence ATGGGACTTCTTGAAGGGAAAACCGCGATCATCACCGGCGCTGCGAGCCCGCGCGGATTGGGCAAAGCCACGGCGACGCTGTTTGCGGAGCATGGCGCGCGCGTCGCGATTCTCGATCTTGACGCGGCGCAGGCCGAAGATGCCGCCGGTGACATCGGCGAAGACCATATCGGCCTGGCCTGCGACGTGACCCGCAAGGCCGACTGCGACGCCGCGGTGGCGGCCGTGCTTGACGCATTCGCTCAGATCGACATCTTGGTGAACAATGCGGGCATCACGCAGCCCCTGAGGATCATGGACATCAGCCATGAGAACTACGACGCGGTGCTCGACGTAAACCTGCTTGGCACGCTGAACATGAGCCAGGCGGTCATCCCCCATATGCGGAACCGCAGGACCGGGTCGATCGTGAACATGTCGTCGGTCTCGGCGCAGCGCGGCGGCGGCATATTCGGCGGACCGCACTACTCGGCCGCCAAGGCGGGGGTGCTGGGCCTGACCAAGGCGATGGCGCGTGAACTCGCGCCCGACGGGATCCGTTCGAACGCGATCTGCCCCGGCTTTATCGCAACCGATATCACCGCCGGGAAACTGACGCCCGAGATGCGGGTCCAAATCCTCGCCGGTATCCCGATGGGGCGCGCGGGAGAAGCTTCGGACGTCGCGGGGTGCGCGCTATTTCTCGCCTCCGCCCTTTCGGCCTATGTCACCGGCTCGGAAGTCGATGTGAACGGCGGCTCGCTCATCCACTGA
- a CDS encoding Gfo/Idh/MocA family protein, with protein sequence MANRGRDVSVPLPLCVVGGGAIGMRHVEVSQGSEQVRLTAIVEPFEQRRKELDAMGFPVVAETADVPGDTLAAIVATPTPAHFESATAALDKGWAVIVEKPVAATLDEARALLAAANDKGLPLFTGHHRRCHPFSQAARNAVGNLGDVVGVQGLWSLRKHDSYYDVDWRRRPGAGPLMTNLSHEIDLMRFILGDLIEVVALTSSARRGFQIEDTAALAFRFANGALGSFLISDAGVSPWAFEAACGENPAIASSGQDYIRIIGAEGALEFPSLTAWGRSGPGEIEWSKPHLRTGGPDFKRVDPLFEQVNRFAAVVGGAQDEVLCTGRDGIAALEMTLAAALSGKIGKPVAAGEVPGGYNGT encoded by the coding sequence ATGGCAAATCGGGGCCGTGATGTGAGCGTGCCGCTGCCCCTCTGCGTGGTCGGTGGCGGCGCGATCGGCATGCGCCATGTCGAGGTGAGCCAAGGTTCCGAACAGGTGCGCCTGACAGCCATTGTCGAACCTTTCGAACAGCGCCGGAAAGAACTCGACGCGATGGGGTTCCCGGTCGTGGCAGAGACGGCCGATGTGCCGGGCGACACGCTCGCGGCAATCGTCGCGACACCGACCCCGGCGCATTTCGAAAGTGCCACGGCCGCGCTCGATAAAGGCTGGGCCGTGATCGTCGAGAAACCCGTCGCCGCGACGCTCGACGAAGCGCGCGCGCTGCTCGCTGCGGCAAATGACAAAGGCCTGCCGTTATTCACCGGACACCACCGCCGCTGCCACCCGTTCTCGCAGGCTGCGCGAAATGCGGTCGGCAATTTGGGGGACGTCGTCGGTGTCCAGGGTCTGTGGTCCCTTCGCAAGCACGACAGCTACTATGACGTGGACTGGCGGCGTCGGCCCGGTGCCGGACCGCTGATGACGAACCTCTCGCACGAGATCGACCTTATGCGCTTCATCCTCGGCGATCTGATAGAGGTCGTCGCGCTAACCTCGTCCGCCCGTCGCGGATTTCAGATCGAAGATACCGCAGCGCTCGCCTTCCGCTTCGCGAACGGGGCATTGGGTTCGTTCCTCATCTCCGACGCGGGCGTGTCTCCATGGGCATTCGAGGCGGCGTGCGGCGAGAATCCGGCCATCGCCAGTTCGGGGCAGGACTACATCCGGATCATCGGGGCCGAGGGCGCGCTGGAATTCCCCTCCCTTACGGCTTGGGGCCGATCCGGTCCCGGAGAGATCGAGTGGTCGAAGCCTCATTTGAGAACCGGCGGGCCGGACTTCAAACGCGTCGATCCCCTCTTTGAACAGGTGAACCGTTTCGCTGCGGTCGTCGGCGGCGCGCAAGACGAGGTGCTGTGCACCGGGCGGGACGGGATCGCGGCGTTGGAAATGACGCTCGCGGCGGCGCTATCGGGCAAGATTGGCAAACCGGTCGCGGCAGGCGAGGTTCCGGGCGGCTACAATGGAACTTGA
- a CDS encoding NAD(P)-dependent oxidoreductase has translation MRAEKIGFIGLGLMGRAMVECLQKAGYDVTVLGHRDRTGIEEALSRGGTEATSAKALAETCDIVMLCMGTSDQVEGRIYGEDSVLAGTRPGLVVIDFGTSLPSSTVKIGADLSEKGALYLDAPLGRTPAHAKDGLLNIMCSGDKTAYDRVKPVLDTLGENVFHLGKLGNGHTIKLVNNFYSQTIVCAMAEAFALVDAAGIERQSLYDVMAAGPNHSGMMDFIKNYATDGKIDLAFSVANAAKDVGYYRQMAEDLGLHSRMSGSADTTFREALDTGSGDRMVPEMVDWMSENLRREQQ, from the coding sequence ATGAGAGCTGAAAAAATTGGATTCATCGGGCTCGGCCTCATGGGTCGGGCGATGGTCGAATGCCTGCAGAAGGCGGGCTACGACGTCACGGTTCTGGGCCATCGGGACCGCACGGGTATCGAAGAGGCCTTGTCGCGCGGCGGGACCGAGGCCACATCGGCCAAGGCGCTGGCCGAGACCTGCGACATCGTCATGCTGTGCATGGGAACCTCGGATCAGGTCGAAGGCCGCATCTACGGAGAGGACAGTGTTCTTGCCGGTACGCGGCCTGGTCTGGTGGTGATCGACTTCGGAACGTCGCTGCCGTCTTCAACGGTGAAGATCGGCGCCGATCTATCTGAGAAGGGTGCTCTCTACCTCGACGCCCCGCTGGGCCGCACGCCGGCGCACGCGAAGGACGGGCTTCTGAATATCATGTGTTCGGGTGACAAGACGGCTTACGACCGGGTGAAGCCGGTGCTCGACACGTTGGGCGAGAATGTCTTTCACCTCGGCAAGCTCGGCAACGGGCACACGATTAAGCTCGTCAACAATTTCTATTCCCAGACGATCGTTTGCGCGATGGCAGAGGCCTTCGCCCTTGTCGACGCGGCCGGGATAGAGCGTCAGTCACTTTACGATGTCATGGCGGCGGGTCCGAACCATTCCGGCATGATGGATTTCATCAAGAACTATGCGACGGACGGAAAGATTGACCTTGCCTTCTCGGTTGCCAATGCCGCGAAGGATGTCGGCTACTACAGGCAGATGGCCGAAGATCTCGGACTGCATAGCCGAATGTCCGGCTCGGCCGACACGACATTCCGCGAGGCACTCGACACCGGCAGCGGCGACCGGATGGTGCCTGAGATGGTCGACTGGATGAGCGAAAACTTGCGGAGAGAACAGCAATGA
- a CDS encoding TRAP transporter substrate-binding protein, translating into MTLKTLLATAGATVAMATAAMADPVTLRIQTHYATEHPTGKMLAEWMDDVQTMSNGEITVEMFYSSSVVATTETFDAAINGIVDCDATGGAYQTGKNPAFQFVGDIMGGYDTPWQQYSWLYYGDGYAAAQELYNAQNMQLIGWAIYGQESLSSSKPIAGFEDLKGWKFRSPPGMETEIFEKLGASPIVMDFTEIFTALETGIIDGADASGLANNVGLGLYDIVKHATYPGFHSMPSDHLACNLDVWNGLTEQQRRIIDTAWQKLSFHIALSNERNNAEAAAKLQADGVTLYNWSAEDRAEFRKAAQAAWDDWGTRSPEAGALLESHKAYLKQLGLIN; encoded by the coding sequence ATGACGCTCAAGACCCTGCTTGCGACGGCCGGAGCCACTGTCGCGATGGCAACCGCGGCTATGGCTGATCCGGTCACGCTGAGGATCCAGACTCACTACGCGACCGAGCACCCGACGGGAAAAATGCTCGCGGAGTGGATGGACGATGTGCAGACGATGTCGAATGGCGAAATCACCGTCGAGATGTTCTACTCGTCCTCGGTCGTGGCCACGACCGAAACGTTCGACGCTGCGATCAACGGCATTGTCGACTGCGACGCAACCGGCGGCGCCTACCAGACCGGCAAGAACCCGGCCTTCCAATTCGTTGGCGACATCATGGGCGGCTATGACACCCCCTGGCAGCAATATTCGTGGCTCTACTACGGTGACGGCTACGCCGCCGCGCAGGAGCTATACAACGCGCAGAACATGCAGCTGATCGGCTGGGCGATCTATGGCCAGGAATCGCTGTCCTCGTCGAAGCCAATCGCCGGGTTCGAAGACCTGAAGGGCTGGAAGTTCCGCTCGCCCCCCGGGATGGAAACCGAGATCTTTGAAAAGCTGGGCGCCTCGCCCATCGTGATGGACTTCACCGAGATCTTCACCGCACTGGAAACCGGCATCATCGACGGCGCCGACGCATCGGGTCTGGCGAACAACGTCGGCCTGGGCCTCTACGACATCGTGAAGCACGCAACCTACCCCGGCTTCCACTCGATGCCGTCTGACCACCTGGCCTGCAACCTCGACGTCTGGAACGGCTTGACCGAGCAGCAGCGCCGCATCATCGACACCGCATGGCAGAAACTGTCGTTTCACATCGCGCTGTCGAACGAACGGAACAACGCCGAGGCAGCGGCCAAGCTGCAGGCCGACGGCGTGACGCTCTACAACTGGTCGGCCGAGGACCGTGCCGAGTTCCGCAAGGCCGCGCAGGCCGCATGGGACGACTGGGGCACCCGTTCGCCCGAAGCCGGCGCCCTTCTGGAAAGCCACAAGGCATACCTGAAGCAGCTCGGCCTAATCAACTAA
- a CDS encoding UxaA family hydrolase: MKTVRLSNADNVVTAIVQLAPGDEGAREIIPRGHKMANSEIATGEPVRKYAQVIGYAACDISPGTHVHTHNLEFRHVDTEYEYSTNLRPVEPANTVDTFMGYRRASGRVGTRNYIAVLTSVNCSATAARMIAAHFTPDRLASYPNVDGVVAFVHGTGCGMAGSGDGFEALQRVMWGYARNPNVGAVLMAGLGCEMNQIDWLVEAYGLTPGPLFQSMNIQDVGGLRKTVELGVKKIEAMLPLVNQSTREKCPASDLMVALQCGGSDAWSGITANPALGYACDLLVAQGGTGVLAETPEIYGAEHLLTARAASREIGEKLIGLIRWWEDYTARNLGSMDNNPSPGNKKGGLTTILEKSLGAAAKGGTTPLTGVYKYAEPVTAQGFTFMDSPGYDPASVTGQIASGCNLVAFTTGRGSAFGAKPSPSMKIATNTEMYTRMTEDMDVNAGRILTDGASIEEVGREIYDMWLRMASGEASKSEAQGLGDYEFVPWQIGAVM, encoded by the coding sequence ATGAAGACCGTTCGCCTCTCGAATGCCGACAATGTTGTCACTGCCATCGTCCAACTCGCCCCGGGAGATGAAGGCGCGCGTGAGATCATCCCGCGCGGACACAAGATGGCGAACTCCGAAATCGCGACGGGCGAGCCAGTGCGAAAGTACGCGCAGGTGATCGGCTATGCCGCCTGCGACATCTCTCCGGGCACACACGTCCACACCCACAACCTCGAATTCCGGCACGTCGACACCGAGTATGAGTATTCGACCAATCTTCGCCCCGTCGAACCCGCAAATACCGTCGACACCTTCATGGGCTATCGGCGGGCATCGGGTCGGGTGGGGACGCGCAACTACATCGCGGTGCTCACTTCGGTTAACTGCTCGGCCACCGCCGCCCGGATGATCGCGGCCCATTTCACGCCCGACAGGCTCGCCTCCTACCCCAACGTCGACGGTGTCGTCGCCTTCGTGCATGGCACCGGTTGCGGCATGGCAGGTTCGGGTGATGGGTTCGAGGCGCTGCAGCGCGTCATGTGGGGTTACGCCCGCAATCCCAATGTCGGCGCTGTGCTGATGGCGGGGCTCGGATGCGAGATGAACCAGATCGACTGGCTGGTCGAGGCTTACGGTCTGACACCCGGCCCGCTTTTCCAGTCCATGAATATTCAGGACGTGGGCGGGCTGAGAAAGACGGTCGAGCTTGGGGTCAAGAAGATCGAGGCGATGCTTCCCCTCGTCAATCAGTCGACGCGAGAGAAGTGCCCCGCTTCCGACCTGATGGTCGCCCTGCAATGCGGCGGTTCTGATGCGTGGTCCGGCATTACCGCCAACCCGGCGCTTGGATATGCCTGCGACCTGCTCGTGGCCCAGGGCGGCACTGGTGTCTTGGCAGAAACGCCCGAGATCTACGGCGCAGAGCATCTGCTGACCGCCCGCGCCGCAAGCCGCGAAATCGGAGAGAAACTCATCGGGCTGATCCGGTGGTGGGAGGACTACACCGCCCGCAATCTTGGCTCGATGGACAACAACCCCTCACCTGGAAACAAGAAGGGCGGCCTGACGACGATCCTCGAAAAATCCCTCGGCGCGGCGGCGAAGGGCGGCACCACCCCTCTGACCGGCGTCTACAAGTACGCCGAGCCCGTGACCGCGCAGGGGTTCACCTTCATGGACAGCCCCGGCTACGATCCCGCCTCGGTCACCGGTCAGATCGCCAGCGGCTGCAACCTCGTGGCTTTCACCACCGGGCGCGGCTCCGCCTTCGGCGCCAAGCCCTCCCCATCGATGAAGATCGCCACGAATACCGAAATGTATACCCGCATGACCGAGGACATGGACGTGAATGCCGGGCGTATCCTGACGGATGGCGCGAGCATCGAAGAGGTCGGGCGAGAGATCTACGATATGTGGCTCCGCATGGCCTCGGGTGAAGCGTCGAAGTCCGAGGCGCAGGGGCTTGGAGACTACGAATTCGTGCCATGGCAAATCGGGGCCGTGATGTGA